The Oceanispirochaeta sp. M1 genome has a window encoding:
- a CDS encoding LacI family DNA-binding transcriptional regulator encodes MGKINLKDIARLSEVSITTVSRVLNDPEHVNAATRERVYRVMRELDYQPGFPSLKKDKPRILAIVVPVLNSDFTTDFIIALEKELHPYNIYPLLVHTQDEADLSAFLSHDNSWVTLADMAVIITMDIDERAQSYLKERGLPFGAVHSRCSHTFSVMNNNYLGGYDAAGHLWNKGYRKIGVVRWSGETVSFQDDRLTGFYRKLDELGIPRQDIPEEESSLTIAGGAGATRRILKDHDCEALFYTSDTMAIGGIEYCHKNKIAIPDDLALMGFDDIRMAASLNLTTMKQFIPAKARAIADYLVNRSRMNPPPEYPEEMTITPVLVERQTT; translated from the coding sequence ATGGGAAAGATAAATCTGAAGGATATAGCAAGACTGTCGGAAGTCAGTATTACCACAGTCAGCAGGGTGCTCAATGATCCTGAACATGTAAATGCTGCCACCCGTGAGAGGGTATACCGTGTAATGCGTGAACTGGATTATCAGCCCGGATTTCCCAGTTTGAAGAAAGATAAACCAAGAATTCTGGCTATTGTAGTCCCTGTTCTGAATAGTGATTTCACTACGGATTTTATCATTGCCCTGGAAAAAGAACTTCATCCCTATAATATTTATCCTCTTCTGGTTCATACACAGGACGAGGCTGATCTGTCCGCATTTCTCAGTCATGATAACAGCTGGGTCACTCTGGCAGATATGGCTGTCATTATTACTATGGATATTGATGAACGGGCACAAAGCTATCTCAAGGAGAGGGGGCTCCCTTTCGGGGCGGTTCATTCCCGATGTTCACATACATTTTCTGTGATGAATAATAACTATCTTGGCGGCTATGATGCCGCAGGGCATCTGTGGAACAAGGGATATAGGAAGATAGGGGTTGTCCGTTGGAGCGGGGAGACTGTGAGTTTTCAGGATGATCGTCTTACAGGCTTTTACAGGAAACTGGATGAGCTTGGAATCCCCAGACAGGACATTCCCGAGGAAGAGAGCAGTCTGACCATAGCCGGCGGCGCGGGTGCCACTCGACGGATCCTGAAGGATCATGACTGTGAGGCTCTGTTCTACACCTCAGATACAATGGCCATCGGGGGGATTGAATACTGTCATAAGAATAAAATCGCCATCCCCGATGATCTGGCACTCATGGGTTTTGATGATATCAGAATGGCCGCTTCACTGAATCTGACCACCATGAAGCAGTTCATTCCGGCAAAGGCCAGGGCTATTGCGGATTATCTTGTGAACCGAAGCAGGATGAACCCTCCTCCTGAATATCCTGAAGAGATGACCATCACTCCTGTTCTGGTTGAACGGCAGACCACATGA